A stretch of the Neodiprion lecontei isolate iyNeoLeco1 chromosome 4, iyNeoLeco1.1, whole genome shotgun sequence genome encodes the following:
- the LOC107218871 gene encoding ragulator complex protein LAMTOR1 isoform X2, with the protein MGCCPSLCKEDNGPQGDAANERTRLLVNPVSNTPNIPTAHSDDYVNPYANPVPKKTDEQSALNRILQETAANVIDVGALDSHNLEQHEYMDRSKAYAKRIEVIGVQIPDHPPCLLKDIPAPERVLAGEGLPQQDREMVTDMMNSAVTALSEIQVEHKEDLVVPFLS; encoded by the exons ATGGGATGTTGCCCAAGCCTTTGCAAAGAAGACAATGGGCCGCAG GGTGACGCAGCTAACGAGAGAACACGTTTGCTGGTAAATCCGGTCAGCAATACACCAAATATCCCAACAGCTCACAG TGACGATTATGTTAATCCATATGCGAACCCTGTCCCAAAGAAGACTGATGAACAAAGCGCACTGAACCGAATCTTGCAGGAAACTGCCGC CAATGTGATCGATGTCGGTGCTCTCGACTCGCACAATTTGGAACAGCACGAATACATGGATAGGTCAAAAGCATATGCCAAAAGAATAGAAGTTATCGGTGTTCAAATACCTGACCATCCGCCATGTCTATTAAAAGATATACCAGCGCCCGAAAGAGTATTGGCTGGGGAAGGGCTGCCCCAACAGGATCGAGAAATG gTTACAGATATGATGAACAGTGCGGTAACCGCGTTGAGCGAGATACAGGTGGAACATAAAGAAGATTTAGTCGTACCCTTCCTGTCGTGA
- the LOC107218871 gene encoding ragulator complex protein LAMTOR1 isoform X4 — protein MGCCPSLCKEDNGPQGDAANERTRLLVNPVSNTPNIPTAHSNVIDVGALDSHNLEQHEYMDRSKAYAKRIEVIGVQIPDHPPCLLKDIPAPERVLAGEGLPQQDREMVTDMMNSAVTALSEIQVEHKEDLVVPFLS, from the exons ATGGGATGTTGCCCAAGCCTTTGCAAAGAAGACAATGGGCCGCAG GGTGACGCAGCTAACGAGAGAACACGTTTGCTGGTAAATCCGGTCAGCAATACACCAAATATCCCAACAGCTCACAG CAATGTGATCGATGTCGGTGCTCTCGACTCGCACAATTTGGAACAGCACGAATACATGGATAGGTCAAAAGCATATGCCAAAAGAATAGAAGTTATCGGTGTTCAAATACCTGACCATCCGCCATGTCTATTAAAAGATATACCAGCGCCCGAAAGAGTATTGGCTGGGGAAGGGCTGCCCCAACAGGATCGAGAAATG gTTACAGATATGATGAACAGTGCGGTAACCGCGTTGAGCGAGATACAGGTGGAACATAAAGAAGATTTAGTCGTACCCTTCCTGTCGTGA
- the LOC107218871 gene encoding ragulator complex protein LAMTOR1 isoform X3 codes for MLPKPLQRRQWAAGMSDGDAANERTRLLVNPVSNTPNIPTAHSNVIDVGALDSHNLEQHEYMDRSKAYAKRIEVIGVQIPDHPPCLLKDIPAPERVLAGEGLPQQDREMVTDMMNSAVTALSEIQVEHKEDLVVPFLS; via the exons ATGTTGCCCAAGCCTTTGCAAAGAAGACAATGGGCCGCAGGTATGTCAGAT GGTGACGCAGCTAACGAGAGAACACGTTTGCTGGTAAATCCGGTCAGCAATACACCAAATATCCCAACAGCTCACAG CAATGTGATCGATGTCGGTGCTCTCGACTCGCACAATTTGGAACAGCACGAATACATGGATAGGTCAAAAGCATATGCCAAAAGAATAGAAGTTATCGGTGTTCAAATACCTGACCATCCGCCATGTCTATTAAAAGATATACCAGCGCCCGAAAGAGTATTGGCTGGGGAAGGGCTGCCCCAACAGGATCGAGAAATG gTTACAGATATGATGAACAGTGCGGTAACCGCGTTGAGCGAGATACAGGTGGAACATAAAGAAGATTTAGTCGTACCCTTCCTGTCGTGA
- the LOC107218871 gene encoding ragulator complex protein LAMTOR1 isoform X1, producing MLPKPLQRRQWAAGMSDGDAANERTRLLVNPVSNTPNIPTAHSDDYVNPYANPVPKKTDEQSALNRILQETAANVIDVGALDSHNLEQHEYMDRSKAYAKRIEVIGVQIPDHPPCLLKDIPAPERVLAGEGLPQQDREMVTDMMNSAVTALSEIQVEHKEDLVVPFLS from the exons ATGTTGCCCAAGCCTTTGCAAAGAAGACAATGGGCCGCAGGTATGTCAGAT GGTGACGCAGCTAACGAGAGAACACGTTTGCTGGTAAATCCGGTCAGCAATACACCAAATATCCCAACAGCTCACAG TGACGATTATGTTAATCCATATGCGAACCCTGTCCCAAAGAAGACTGATGAACAAAGCGCACTGAACCGAATCTTGCAGGAAACTGCCGC CAATGTGATCGATGTCGGTGCTCTCGACTCGCACAATTTGGAACAGCACGAATACATGGATAGGTCAAAAGCATATGCCAAAAGAATAGAAGTTATCGGTGTTCAAATACCTGACCATCCGCCATGTCTATTAAAAGATATACCAGCGCCCGAAAGAGTATTGGCTGGGGAAGGGCTGCCCCAACAGGATCGAGAAATG gTTACAGATATGATGAACAGTGCGGTAACCGCGTTGAGCGAGATACAGGTGGAACATAAAGAAGATTTAGTCGTACCCTTCCTGTCGTGA
- the LOC107218870 gene encoding protein YIPF1, protein MMNGDGDKSSDSQFISFQDYSPINRSAGGGQAQLDVDTPDNQGFVGIQNDSTGIGMIEDLQGMPNKNDQELQHNFWSIEYYQKFFNVDTDDVVQRIIRSIIPRGGENYLESHIRPKPDLYGPFWVCVTLIFAIAISGNMANYLQTANSQGFHWRYDFHIVSYAATAIFMYAWLLPLALWGALKWSTSKREDDNELIESNTAPGILELLCLYGYSLSIYIPVAFLWTIQIGWLQWTLVAIAAFMSGGVLLRSLSRVIAGKHKAIYAIAILGMHFLLAAGFKMYFFHNPRSTPSASQIIEVVTTVASVVKAVNNSSSPT, encoded by the exons ATGATGAACGGGGACGGCGACAAATCGTCGGATTCCCAATTTATATCTTTTCAAGATTACTCACCAATAAATCGTTCCGCTGGTGGTGGACAGGCTCAGCTGGATGTTGATACACCCGACAATCAGGGCTTCGTCGGAATCCAGAATGACAGTACGGGAATCGGAATGATCGAGGACCTACAAGGAATGCCGAACAAAAATGACC AAGAACTGCAGCACAATTTCTGGAGCATCGAATACTACCAGAAATTCTTCAATGTCGACACTGACGACGTTGTGCAAAGGATAATCAGGTCCATAATACCGCGAGGGGGCGAGAATTATCTCGAATCCCACATCCGGCCAAAGCCTGATCTTTACGGCCCGTTCTGGGTCTGTGTCACATTGATATTTGCCATAGCGATTAGTGGGAATATGGCTAATTACCTTCAGACAGCAAATTCGCAGGGATTTCACTGGCGGTACGATTTCCATATAGTTTCTTATGCCGCTACCGCCATTTTTATGTACGCCTGGCTGTTACCCCTTGCACTTTGGGGCGCTCTGAAATGGTCTACCAGCAAGCGAGAAGATGACAACGAATTAATCGAG TCGAATACTGCTCCTGGGATCCTGGAACTCCTGTGCCTCTATGGATACTCCCTGAGCATTTACATACCCGTCGCCTTTCTATGGACTATACAGATTGGTTGGCTACAATGGACACTTGTCGCAATTGCTGCATTCATGTCTGGTGGAGTGTTGTTGCGCTCTTTGTCACGAGTTATAGCTG GTAAGCACAAAGCTATTTATGCCATAGCAATCCTAGGAATGCATTTCTTACTTGCTGCTGGTTTCAAGATGTACTTTTTCCACAATCCACGATCTACTCCTAGTGCCAGCCAAATTATCGAAGTTGTAACAACAGTTGCGTCAGTTGTTAAAGCAGTGAATAACAGTTCGTCACCAACTTAG
- the LOC107218860 gene encoding ATP-binding cassette sub-family G member 4: MYQRSVLITLPKAQSIDIEFNSVTFYAQHGCCTPKKEILKGLSGRFKSGELTAIMGPSGAGKSTLLNILTGFRKKNVSGRISYIGSNGKQEWNAYKKESCYIQQDDQLLPLFTVNEAMQIAADLKLGASLNKKAKQMLIDDVLDSLDLSKTKKTRCNRLSGGQKKRLSIALELLDNPPVMFLDEPTTGLDSSSSLQVVSTLKSLAKAGRTIVCTIHQPSATIYEMFDHIYLVAEGNCVYQGAANNTVKYLNNLGLNCPKYHNPADYIIEVINKEYGNFNEQLAIASCEENWRAPPVIKNINLQEMDRRLSEEGKAKVLINPPSELSRFWTLLNRNLVQLYRDWTVTHLKLILHFCVGVLLGLLYLNAGDDGSKTISNVGFLLVSAVYLCYTSMMPAVLHFPSQLPVLKKEQFNNWYHLKTYYAAFLVANLPIQTLFAIIYCSISYFLSSQPLDWNRFLMFLAIAVLTTLTAESIGLVLGTTVNPINGTFLGAISTAVMLTFAGFFVLFNHMPTFLYYLSYLSYLRYSLEGLVQAVYGFNRGDLNCPEEAVYCHYRVPKTILNELAMTDGKYWVDIVFLSAHFVVLRIIGYCTLRRKLTVS, translated from the coding sequence ATGTACCAACGATCGGTGCTGATAACCCTACCAAAGGCACAGTCGATAGACATAGAATTTAACTCCGTGACATTCTATGCTCAGCATGGATGTTGCACCCCGAAAAAGGAAATACTGAAGGGACTATCGGGTCGGTTTAAATCTGGGGAATTGACGGCTATAATGGGTCCGTCCGGGGCAGGTAAATCGACGTTGTTAAATATCCTGACCGGAttcagaaagaaaaatgtctcCGGCAGGATAAGCTACATCGGCTCGAACGGCAAGCAGGAATGGAACGCTTACAAGAAAGAATCGTGCTACATTCAACAGGACGATCAACTTCTCCCATTGTTTACGGTGAACGAGGCGATGCAAATAGCTGCCGACCTCAAGCTGGGTGCATCTCTGAACAAGAAGGCGAAACAAATGCTGATAGACGACGTTCTTGACTCCCTGGATCTCTCCAAAACCAAGAAAACTCGTTGCAACCGCCTGAGCGGTGGCCAAAAAAAGAGACTAAGCATCGCTCTCGAGCTCCTGGACAACCCGCCTGTCATGTTTTTGGACGAACCAACGACTGGTCTGGACTCCTCATCCTCTCTCCAAGTCGTCTCAACGCTGAAATCCCTCGCCAAGGCTGGAAGAACGATAGTGTGTACCATCCACCAGCCCAGTGCGACAATATACGAAATGTTCGACCACATTTACCTTGTCGCTGAGGGTAACTGTGTGTACCAGGGTGCAGCCAACAACACTGTCAAATACTTGAACAACTTGGGACTGAACTGTCCCAAGTACCACAATCCCGCTGACTATATAATAGAGGTGATCAACAAGGAGTATGGCAACTTCAACGAGCAGCTCGCCATCGCATCCTGTGAGGAAAACTGGAGGGCACCACCGGTGATAAAGAACATCAACCTTCAAGAGATGGACAGGCGACTCAGCGAGGAAGGAAAAGCTAAGGTCCTGATCAACCCTCCGTCAGAGCTGAGCAGGTTTTGGACATTGCTGAACCGCAACTTGGTCCAGCTGTACCGCGACTGGACTGTCACCCACCTCAAGCTGATTCTCCACTTTTGCGTCGGCGTGCTCCTCGGCCTGCTGTACCTCAACGCCGGGGACGACGGCTCCAAAACCATCAGCAACGTCGGGTTCCTGCTCGTATCTGCCGTTTACCTGTGCTACACCAGCATGATGCCCGCAGTTCTTCACTTCCCGTCTCAGCTCCCCGTGCTCAAGAAGGAGCAGTTCAACAACTGGTATCACCTCAAAACCTACTATGCAGCATTTCTGGTCGCCAATCTGCCCATCCAGACTCTCTTTGCCATCATCTACTGCTCCATTTCCTACTTCCTCAGTAGTCAACCGCTCGACTGGAATAGATTTCTGATGTTCCTCGCCATCGCTGTACTCACCACTCTGACAGCGGAGAGCATCGGTCTTGTCTTGGGAACAACTGTGAACCCGATCAACGGTACATTCCTAGGCGCCATTTCTACCGCGGTTATGCTGACATTCGCTGGATTTTTTGTATTGTTTAATCACATGCCAACTTTCCTCTATTACCTGAGCTACTTGAGCTATCTTCGCTACTCGCTTGAAGGACTCGTTCAGGCAGTCTACGGTTTTAACAGAGGAGATTTGAACTGTCCGGAAGAGGCAGTTTATTGTCATTATCGCGTACCCAAAACCATACTCAATGAGTTAGCAATGACAGACGGCAAATATTGGGTAGATATTGTTTTCCTCTCGGCGCATTTTGTCGTTTTAAGAATAATCGGATATTGTACattgagaagaaaattgaCTGTTTCTTAA
- the LOC107218863 gene encoding zinc transporter 2: MSHICDDQINDDYIGDESEKNLLVANDSCARCRKLSTSSSILSYESKLRNWTEDLMVGADAEEFNGNAAISNIMFPQTRLSLNSCDNAEAPSLDRYSNIPLQNGHVYNIQEHCHTKISRRKDFSPWRQLVAASLMCLIFMLAEIIGGHLAGSIAIMTDAAHLLSDFVGFLVSLFSIWIGQRAPTKRLSFGFYRAEILGAVLSVLIIWILTGIFVYISILRLVNGDFNIKADTMMLVAGIGIIINIIMGLTLHGMCIKVPHSHSHGGSRSSHSHTHKDVPGNINVRAAVIHVIGDLIQSIGVFVTAIIIKQYPSAKIADPICTCVFALIVLFTTVPVLRDSVNVLMEGFPHHFDYTDVLKALSSIEGVQNAHNLHIWSLTMDKYALAVHLAISNNADSDIVLKNALKYIKRELDIDAATVQVERYLFPTMENCVQCRPPIN; encoded by the exons ATGTCTCATATCTGTGATGATCAAATCAATGATGATTACATCGGTGATGAGTCTGAGAAAAACCTGTTAGTGGCTAATGACAGTTGCGCAAGATGCAGGAAGTTGTCAACGTCTAGCAGCATACTCAGTTACGAAAGCAAACTGCGAAATTGGACGGAGGATTTAATGGTCGGAGCCGATGCCGAAGAATTCAATGGCAATGCGGCTATTTCTAATATTATGTTTCCTCAGACGAGGTTGTCGCTCAATTCCTGCGATAATGCCGAAGCTCCTTCGCTT GATCGATACTCAAATATTCCGCTCCAAAACGGTCACGTTTACAACATTCAAGAGCATTGTCATACAAAAATCTCTCGACGGAAAGATTTTAGTCCGTGGCGTCAATTGGTCGCGGCTTCTTTAATGTGTCTCATATTCATG CTAGCGGAAATAATCGGAGGTCATTTGGCGGGGAGCATAGCCATCATGACTGATGCTGCACATTTGTTGTCAGATTTTGTAGGTTTTTTAGTGAGTTTATTTTCCATTTGGATTGGACAACGTGCGCCGACCAAAAGATTATCATTCGGATTCTACAGAGCCG AAATTTTGGGTGCCGTGCTCAGTGTCTTaataatatggatattgacTGGAATATTCGTTTACATTTCTATACTACGTTTGGTAAACGGTGATTTCAATATTAAAGCGGACACAATGATGCTTGTAGCAGGGATTGGGATAATCATAAATATTAT AATGGGACTCACCCTGCATGGAATGTGTATTAAAGTTCCGCATAGTCATAGTCATGGCGGTTCACGATCTAGTCACTCGCATACTCACAAAGATGTTCCTGGTAATATAAACGTGCGAGCAGCTGTTATACACGTTATAGGCGACCTAATTCAAAGTATCGGAGTTTTCGTTACTGCCATTATAATCAAACAATAC CCAAGCGCGAAAATAGCTGATCCTATTTGTACATGCGTATTTGCATTGATTGTGCTATTTACTACTGTGCCTGTGTTGAGAGACAGTGTAAATGTCTTAATGGAAGGATTCCCTCATCATTTTGATTACACAGATGTGTTGAAAGCTTTATCCAGCATAGAAGGGGTGCAAAACGCTCATAATCTTCATATATGGTCGTTAACGATGGACAAATACGCGCTCGCCGTTCACCTAGCCATTA gTAACAACGCGGACTCcgatattgttttaaaaaacgcGCTGAAGTACATTAAGAGAGAATTAGACATTGATGCTGCCACCGTACAAGTAGAAAGATACCTTTTCCCCACCATGGAAAACTGTGTTCAATGCAGACCACCAATAAACTGA
- the LOC107218867 gene encoding STE20-related kinase adapter protein alpha, whose amino-acid sequence MHDSDSDNYEGSAVLGMCCNGAGSVHLARYKPKNTHVVIKKFNMDNRSHEEYDLVEQEIIMTRQLQHPNILPYLATFVSGHNICVVSPLMGYGSCHDLIEEYFNEGLPELAIAYILRDILHGLEYIHKRGFIHRAIKASHILISTSGQACLSGMRYACEIVRHGKWQRTIHSFPKSTTNNLKWLSPELLQQDLHGYNEKSDTYSLGMTICELANGVVPFCDTPATLMLTEKVRGSAPHILDRSTIPPNTMDTEDDENGEKKLVCDNIVGDGNASSSSLESVRTRLHNMSSRKFSEPFHALTELCLLRNPSDRPTMSQLAVHPFFKQCRRNDESLIEILRCVTSISEKHAHSAGDYLVALSTEQLVDLDLETCQWDF is encoded by the exons ATGCACGACTCTGACTCTGATAACTATGAGGGAAGCGCTGTTCTGGGGATGTGCTGCAATGGAGCAGGGAGTGTTCACCTGGCGCGCTATAAGCCGAAGAACACACACGTAGTGATTAAAAAGTTTAACATGGACAATCGCAGTCACGAGGAATATGACCTCGTGGAACAGGAAATAATAATGACCAGGCAGCTTCAGCATCCAAATATCCTCCCCTATTTAGCCACCTTTGTCTCAGGACATAATATCTGCGTCGTATCGCCACTAATGGGCTACGGATCCTGCCACGATCTGATCGAGGAATATTTCAACGAAGGATTACCAGAGCTCGCGATTGCTTACATACTGAGGGACATTCTTCACGGACTGGAATATATTCACAAAAGAGGGTTCATCCATAG GGCAATCAAAGCCAGCCACATTCTCATCTCGACATCTGGTCAGGCTTGCTTGTCTGGTATGCGATACGCCTGCGAAATTGTCAGGCACGGCAAATGGCAGAGGACCATACATTCCTTTCCAAAATCGACCACTAACAATCTGAAGTGGCTGAGTCCCGAGCTGCTTCAACAG GACCTCCATGGGTACAATGAGAAATCCGATACTTATAGCTTGGGCATGACGATATGTGAACTGGCCAATGGTGTTGTGCCATTTTGCGACACTCCTGCCACTCTAATGCTGACGGAAAAAGTGCGCGGAAGCGCTCCTCACATACTAGACCGCTCGACCATTCCCCCGAATACAATGGATACAGAGGATGACGAGAATG gtgagaaaaaattggtatGCGACAACATTGTGGGTGATGGAAACGCGAGCAGCAGTAGTTTGGAATCTGTTAGAACGCGTTTGCACAATATGTCTAGCAGAAAATTTTCGGAGCCGTTTCATGCTTTGACCGAATTATGCCTATTGAGAAATCCGTCGGATCGTCCTACGATGAGTCAGCTTGCAGTGCATCCATTTTTCAAGCAGTGCCGCAGAAACGACGAATCGTTGATTGAAATACTTCGCTGTGTTACTTCGATTAGTGAAAAGCACGCCCACTCCGCAG GTGATTATCTCGTCGCTCTATCTACGGAGCAGCTGGTTGATTTAGATCTGGAGACTTGTCAGTGGGACTTCTGA